Within Bifidobacterium dentium JCM 1195 = DSM 20436, the genomic segment CAACGTGGCGGTGGCCTGACGCTTGTCGGGATCCCACAGATAGCAGGCGCCCATGAACGGCGTGCCTATGACCTCCACGTCACGGCCCTCGATGGCCTGCGCCCGATCCTCGGCATGCCCATACAGGCCGAGCGCGCCCAACGGGCGGCCCGCGGCGAGGGGACTGTAGGCCCAACGGTTCGTACCGTCCTTCAACCTAGCCCGCCATCGCATCCAGATCCACGTCCACGACAACAGGCTCAGCCCATGCACGCGCATCACGCCATACACGATGGCCAGCCCGCCGACGATCATCAGCGGGCCGTTCAATCCCATGGCACCTCCCGCGACCAGCAGGGCGACGCCCATGACCGTGACGATCAACTGCGCCTTGTCCAGGCCGAACAGCACGTTCGTGGCCGACAGTCGACTGAACGACGCGGCCGGGACCTTGGTCTTTTCCTGTGCATCCATGGGATCCGACACCTCCAAAATATGCGATCACGGCATGACCCGGACAAAAGGGAAACGGGCCACGCCTAGGATTCCACGTGGAATCCCGAGGACACGACCCGAATAAAGGGAAAACCAGGTCAGCCGACGGTCGGACCCGACGGACCGCCGGGCGATGGCGTGGGGAAACCGACGCCGCCATCGCCGCCACGGCCTCCCGTGCCGCCATGCGCGGTGGCGTCGCCTCCCCGGCCGCCCTGTGACCGGGACCGCGACGACGAGCTGGAATCGCCGCCATGGCCTCCCGTTCCTCCGGAAGCGGTGGCGTCGCCTCCCCGGCCTCCAGGCGCGCCGGACACGCCCGGGGAAGGTGACGTGGAACCGGAACCGTCCCGTCCGCCGTCCGCGGCGGGAATCCCGGAAACGGGTTCGGGCTGCGGCATGCCGGACGTTTGGACGTCGACCCCGTCCACAACGGACCGGCCCGCGTCATCGGTGCCGGGAACACGATCCGGTGACGGCGCCTGGGAAGGCATGGTCGTCGGCAGACCGTCCTCCGTGCCGGTCTGACCCGACGTGTCGGACGCGTCCGACTGGTTCCGGCCGGCTGCGTCCACGGTGGGTGAGGAGTCGGAATCCGAATGCTTGCCCTTGCCGTCGGATTTGTCGTCTTTGCCGCCCAGCATGTCGCCGATGGTTTCGCCCGCACCGGACGCGTCTCCCCTGAGCATGCCGCCGACCATGTCCGCCAGACCGGACGTGGCGCCGCCGACGCCCGACAGGCCCGCCGTGGCCGAAGCCACGATACCCGCCGTGACCTGGGCCGCGGTCTTGACGGCGCCGGGACCGACCTTGCCGCCACGCTCCTGCATCTCACCGGTCACGTTGGCGCCGATGAAACTCACCGCGGGCATGACGAGACGCGGACTGAAACAACACATGAACAACGTCGCCAAACCGATGAGGGTGGGAAAGAACGACGAGGAGACGTTCGTATCGTTGTTCGCGACGTTGAGCAGTGCGCTGCCGACCATGAGGATCAACGCCGACAACGGTTTGACCAGCATCACGCCGGCCACCGCCTCGACCCATTTCAAAGCGGCCGGGCGGGTGGTCCTCCAGCCGGACATCATGATCGGTAGCGGAGCCACGGCGGCCAGAAGAACCAGGCTCAGCAATCTGGCCGCGAGCATGCCCGACAACGCCAGGGATGCGAACCACACGAGGACATAGACGACCAGCCGGATCAGCATGTCGGCCTGCGCACCGTATTTCGTCGCGGTACCGACCAGATTCGACACGACACTGTCACTGAACGCGCCGGAAGCCGTATCGCCGGACAACTGCACGTTCAGGATCTTCGCGCTGACTGTCCCGACGATACCCTCCAACGTGATCATCACGCTCACGCTGACCGCGGTCAAAGGCCAGGCGAGCACGCACATCGCGAAACTCTTGACCGATTCGGCCACGCTGCCCTTGACCGCGGCATGCAGCGAGCCGATGATGCATATCGCCATGTTCACGAAACCCATGATCCAGCCGATACGGTTCGCGGCGGTGATCGCGATGTTCCACTGACTGTTCGACACCGTTCCGGCCGTGCCGGTGAACGCGCCCGTGATCATGCTGCTGGCCGCGTTATCCAGGGGTTTGAAAAGCCAGTCGATGAAATTGCTGAGAACGGTCTGGACTATCTCGGACATGCGCGCCTCCCCGCGTCATCGCAGAAAGGTGCCGCGACCGTGGCACGGCCACGGCGCCCATCGGATTGAAAGGGCATCATCCTTTTCAGAACAGCGCCTGCGTCGCGAAGAACTTCACGATCGCCATGGAACTGCCCAGGATCATCGTCGCCAGAGCGCACCAGATGAACACGGTGCCGGAATACTGCTGCATCGGACCCGAATGGATCACCCTGCCCATGATCCATGCGATCGCGGCGCAGATCCAGGCGGCGATGGCGATATACAGGCTCATCGCCCACAGGCCGCCGACCATGTTCTGCACAAGCTCCATGAACGGGAAGAAACTGAAGTTCGGGCTCACGTTCAGACTCGAGAGATCCGAATCGGTCAATCCGGCGGCGACGGTCAGGAAACCGTTCGCCGTTGTCAGGGAAGAGACGGCGGCGACGGCCGTAATATGGTGAAACATGATTCACACTCCTTTCAAGCAGACCCACGCCGAGCCCGGACATAGCAAGCCGATAATCGGATAGGAGGGACGGTTCAACGGTCGCCGGACGATCCGCCGCCCGAACCGTTCGTCTTCTTGGAAGAGGTCTTCTTGGATGCCGGCGACGAATCCCCGGAGGTGTCCGAACCGTTGCCGAACGCCTCGTCCCACGTCTTCTTGATGTAATCCCAACCCTTTTGGAACACGTTGCCGTCACCGTCGCCGCCCGTAAGCCACTTCCAGCCCTCCAACGACTTCTTGACCGTGGACGACACGGCATCCTTCACCGTGTCGCCGATGGAGGAGGCGATGTCCTTGCCGAGCTGGGAGGCCAGGGAACCGAGACTGTCGCTGCCTTTCTCCCGACCGTCCTTCAACGCGTCGCTATCGACCTTCCGTCCGGCGACCGAATACGAGGTGTTCGACTTCAACCCATCGCTGCCGAACAGGTTCGCGCTCCACGCCCAACCGGTACACGCCGCACCGATCGTGAAGGGGACCATGAGCGCGGCGGCCAGACGCTTCCAGGAGAACGCCCGTTCCATCATGTTGTTCGTGATCAGTCCCGGCACCATGCTGATGCATCCGATGACGATCACGCCCACGGCGAGGACGAGCGCGACCGCGACGACGCCGCCGACCATGTCGCGTACGCCCTGGACATCCCAGGAAGCGTCGGGCACCAGTCCCTTGAGCTCCTCGTCCGCAACGATAACCATGCCGATCATCATGTCTCCCTCCATATATGTCAGTACCAGTTCCGCGTCTGCCAGACGGCCCACGCGCCGCAAGGCGTCTTGTATCGTTGGAGGATGTAATCCAAACCCCATTTGATCTGCGTCGAGGCATTGTCCCGCCAATCCTGTCCGGCCGACGCCATCTTGCTTCCCGGCAACGATTGGGGGATGCCGTACGCTCCGGACGACGTGTTCTCCGCGTTCCACCGCCAACCCGACTCGCGGGTCCAGATCTGCACGAGGCACTCATACTCGTCATCGTCATCCCACCCATAGGCCTTCATCCTGCTTCTGGCGATCTTCTTCGCGTCCTCCGCGCTGGCATGCGTGCCGTCCACGTCACCGTCCGAACCGGACGACGACGCCACGCACTGCTCCACATCGGACGAGCCCGCCGTGCCGGCGCCGGTGATCTTGCCATCGGGCAGCACGTAGGTGCCACCGTTAACGATCGGCATCGTACGCGAATACACCTTGTAGCCGGCACCCTTCTCGCTCGTGGTGATGGTGCCTTTCGCGGTGTCCACGGACTCGACGACGCCCACATGACCGTATGTGGGATCCGATCCCTGCACGCCGGCCGGCCAGCTGATGATCGCACCGGCGACGGGAGCGTTCTTGGTGGTCCTGAAACCGGCCTTCGCGCCGCTTGAGGCCCAGTCCTGACCATTGCCCCAATACCGGCCCACACCCGTCCAGCCGAGTTTCTTCGCCCTCATGCACGTCCACCAGGTGCACTGGCCGTACGCGTAGGTGGCGCAGAAATCGTCCGGCCCCTGCCGGCCGTCGAACCAGGCCATGGCATCCTGTTCGCTCATGCCGACCAGTTCGGTCGATCCGGTACCGCCCGAAACGGCCTGCCCGTTCGACGTGCCCGACGATCCGATGATGTTGCCCGTACCCTTATAGCGGAAATAGGCGGTGTATCCAGCCGCATACGAGGTGACGCTGATCTCGTCGCCGGTCTGGTCCCCGGCTTTGCCTCCGCTGATGCCACCGTTCTCGTCCTGATGGGCGCCAACGAACCGGCCCTCACCGATGTAGATCTCCGTATGAGCGGACTGCCAGACCACATCACCGGTCTGCAGGTCGGCGACCTTGGTCCAGTCATGACGTTCGAACCCGGCCTTCTCCAATATGGCCGGCTCGCCGGTCGTGTTGAACGCGTAGGAACCGACGTCCAATCCCGCGTTCTTCAACGCGTAGTACACCAGGCTCGAACAGTCATAGTCCGGATCGCCGTTACGATTCGACTGGCTGTACCCGTGGGAATCGTCATCCGCGATCCGTTTCGCCCACGCTACCCATGAAGTCGATGACAGCGAATCCGAACCGCAGGTCGTGCCATATTGCGATTGGACCAACGCGACCAGGATCGTCATCAATGACACGACGATCACCAACGGGATCACGAAAACCGCCACCGGCGCCACGATACCGGCGATGACCATGGTGCCGGCGCCACGCCCGGCGTTCGAAGAAGCCTTGGATCCGGCCATGAGATCTTCCCTCCCGCACGACGACGAACGGCCCCGTGGAATGGACCCTGGGACGCGGCCCGACGTGCGCCGATACGACAACAACGATTTACAACCAAGGTCACGCGTCCGAAGAACGGAAAGCGGCCGATAATCGGCCGAACGGGGATTTTCGAACCTAGGAGCCGGAACCGGCCAAGGGCGAGAGGATGTCCAGGATCAGACTGAGTTTCTTGCCGAGATCCGAATCGGCCGGATCCCATCCCCCGAACGAACCATCGGCCGCACGCACGTCAAGGATGCGCTGCAGGCCGACGCTGCCGGACACCATGCCACCGGCCATGCGATTGACGACCTGCCGCTGATGCTCGGGCACGGTACGCGTGTAGTGACGCACCACGACCTCCTGGGTCGAGTCGCCGATGCTGTCCATCGCCTCACGGATCGTGCCGCCGGATTGCATCAACAAAGTCGTATGGGTCACCCTCAACGTCCGGAACGTCGCGGTCGGGCATCCCGCAGCCTCACGCGCCCGACGGAAATGGTTGCCCAACGTCTGCGGCGGCAGGATCATGCTCCTCTTTCCCTGGAACACGTAAGGGCTTGACTGGTCGCGACGCGTCCGGATATGCTCACGGATCAAAGGGACCAGCAGATCGGGCAGCACGCACACCCGTTTCGAATGATCGGACTTCACCGGCCCCAACCGCAACGGTCCCGAATCCTGATCGCCACGGCATACGGAATGGTTCACGCTCATGGTCCGCGCCTCGAAATCGAAATCGTCCACCGTCAACGCGCACACCTCACCGATCCTCATGCCACCGGCCCACGCGGCCAGCAACACGCTCAACCGGTCGGATTCCGGCATCGACTCGTACAAAGCCGCCAACTGCACGCCCGTCAACGGCGGCACGCTCCATGACTTCGGTTCCGGATCCGGCGGTATCGGCAACACGAACGGATTCGACTCCAACAACGGCATACCCGTACCGAACCTGTCCGAACAGGCGATATCCAGAATCGCCTTCAACCGTTGACAGGTCCGGGGAAACACCCACGCACCCTCGTCATGCGGGCCGAAATACCATTTCGAGACCACCTCCGGGGTGATGTCCGTCAGACGCATCCCGCCGAACACATCCTTCAAATGCTGCACATCCGTCTTCAGGTTACGTTTCGCCGCGCCCCTCAACGCGGTCCCGTCCGGTTTGCGATGCGTGTCGACGTACCAGTCGGCCAGCTCGTCGAACTTCATGAGGGAAGCGCGGGCACGCCGGGAACGCGCGGTGGGGTGCACCCATTTCTGTACGCCGCGTCGATGCAGATTAACGAGCATCTCCTCGCCGTTAAGCCAGGCCTGCGCATCCTCCGAGGTCCTGAAGGAACGCTGCACACGCCGCGAGGGATCCAAAGGAGACGCGTAGCGAGCGAGCCAGGAACCTACGCTTCCATCGGCTCTTTTCCTTGCGATCACTGTGCCGAATCGGCGGCGCCTATCCGCTTCCATCCACATCTCCTTCCAGGGATTCCAATTCGAGATTAGTCCCGGAATCCCTGGAATAGTGCACCCGAATTGGAACCTATCATCACGAGATCAGGGGAGGCTTCTTCGCCTATCCTCCCAGTTCGGGCTTATTATCCGTCCCTCTCATAGGGAATCTCGCGAGTGTCTAGGACGCTATCCCTCGAGGGTCTCAACGTGATTCCCGCTCTTCTGGAACTGCAGATGCAGCCAGAGCAGGATGAGAATCATGAGAATCTGGTTCGAGTCCCACCGGGGGCACCATCGCGACGAACGGCCTTGGCCGGGCAACACCGGCCGAGGCCGTTCCGTTGTTCCCGGCCTCGGGCCTGACCGGATAAAGGGGTGTCCCGGCGCCTACGGGAACGCCTTGCCGGTCTTGATGCTTTTTCATTCCGAGCTCATTCATGAACGCATCATTCATGAGTTCGTCGGGTGTGGCGTCCAGGAAATTCGCGGCATTGACCAGATCGGAGACGGACCAGGCGCTTTTCCTCGCGAGCTTCACTGAGATTGTCGATCTTTTCACACCGGGGAACATATTCGAGACCCGCCCTCGCGGTGTGGGCATCGGCGGGATCATGCGTGTCACCACGGCCACGAGTGCCGGATGTCCGGATGACGGATTCCTTTCGAAATTCACCCAGTCCCGCCGTCACCCGGACGGGGACGCAACTCCCGTCGGATTGAGGAACGGCATCCGGCACGAACGGTCCGGTGGATGGCTGGTGTAGACTTTTCGGGAGAGGAACGGTCCCGCCGCCGGGCGGGAACTCCATTGGAATCAAGACCAGGTGACGCATGGACTTCTATGACCTCGACTACATCGTCTCGCATCAGTCTTCCGATTCGGCGCTGCGCGTGGCCGCGATACTTGTCCTGCTCGTGACGGGCATGGTCTTCGGCGTGCTCTACCTACGCGACAGGATACGGACCCGGTGGAGGGACGTGGGAGTGGGCGCCCTCGTCCTCTCGCTGATACTGATAGGCGTGCAGGCCGAACAATACCTCCAGGTGAGTAATCGGATATCCCAGTCCCAACTGCTCGTGAGCTTCATCAAGGGCGTCGCCAAGGATCAGCACGTTCCGGAGGACGAGGTCCTGGTGAATTCCACGAGCCTGAAGGACGGCATCATCGTGCGTTTCAATGAAAGGGATTACCTCGTCCACCTCAACGACGACAACAACTCCTACACGCTCGAACGGACGCACATCATTGATCACAATGTCTACGTGAACGGGAATCGCTGACATGGGTTTCTATACATTGACGATCATCAAGTTCTCGCTGGGCATGCTCGTGATGATCCTCCAGATCAACATTCTCGGGAAACGCGAATTCTCCCTCAATACCCCGCTCAACCAAGTCCAGAACTACGTGCTGGGCGGCATCATCGGCGGGGTGATCTACAACCCATCGGTCACGGTGCTCCAGTTCCTGATAGTCCTCCTCATCTGGTCGCTTGTCATCGTGGCGGCGAAGCTCCTTTTCGGGAGCAGCGGGACGCTCAGACGGGCCATCGCCTGCCAACCCGAGCTCCTCGTCTGCGACGGGAAGGTGGACATCGCCCGATGCGCGAAGGTCGGCCTCACCGCGGAACAGCTCAGTGGGAGCCTGCGTGAGAAGGGCATCCCCAGCGTGGCGGATGTGAAGGCGGCCGTCATGGAGACCGATGGCAGGCTCACGATTCGCGTGGCCGGCACACGGGATGGGAGCCCGCTGCTGCCATTGGTGAGCGACGGACATCTGGTCCGTGATGGTCTGAAGCTTGCGGGCAGGGACGAAACATGGGTGACGGAACGGCTCAGGGAACAAGGGTATGGCTCGGTGAGGCAGGTCTTCCTAGCTGAACTCGTGGATGGGAGCCTTGAAGTGGTTCCGTTCTCGGACGCGGCACGCTCGATGGCCTAGTTCCCATCGCCATCACGCGGGTCCCATCCACATGACCGACGGCCCACGCAAAAAACGAGTGGCATCCGCACTTTGGCGATCGTGTTTTAGAAAATCGCCGGCCTCGCCGCCGGCCAGAGCAGACAGGTAAATCGCAATCCGTGTGTATGCGGGTGTCGCAACGTATCGCATCCTTAATGTTTTGCCGTCCACTGGTCGGATTCGCCATGATTCGGGTTGCGGATCCGGTGGAATGGGCAGCATGAAAGGATTCGTCTCGATGAGAGGAGAGGCGCCGTCGCTTGGTTTCGTGGCTTCTTCCAGGATTGATTTGAGTCGTTCGCGTTCCTTCCAAGGTCTACGAGGAGCTTTTCCTCCTCAAGCCAGCTTTGTGCCTGGATCCTGCCATCCTTGCCGAATGAGCGTTGGCAACGGACTCCCTTGTAGGTGTATCGTCCGATCCATGTCTGGGTCTTGCCGCTGGGGTGCCTTCTGAGCAGCACGGTCCCGAATTGGCGTCTCTTTTTCCTCTTCTCTGTCATGCGGCCGTCCTTTTTTCCGGTTATAGAAACAGCCCGTCGGAAAATGTCATCCTTGGGTTAATGTGTCACCCTAGGAGACGCCTTCGCGACGGGCTGAAACGGGGATTCAGGTTCGGGCTTTGTGAGAGATGCGTATGCGGGCTGTGATTGTCATGCTGTAAAGCAGCAGGAGACAGGCGGGGTCTGGGATGATGGGGTCCGACTCGTCAGTCTGGCCTATGGTCATGGGTTCGAGTTCCGCCGGGGCACCTGAAACGACGAAGAATCGCGGATAGGCCGATTGGGAAATGATCGTGTCCGCGAGATTTCGATGATTATGGACGATGCATATCCTCCAAACTCAGCGCAGGTGATGGTTTTCGAGGAATATGCATGCGCTGGATATCGCATGCGAAGATGAGGTGGACTATCTCACACGCTTAAGCGTTTTTGGTGTAATTCTTCTTGAAATAGTATCATGTTGATGTCATATTTTCAGTCTCAGTACGTGCGATTGCGGTACGGGAGGGCCTGATGGATTTGTTCGTTCATACGCTCGTTTCCGGGCTTGTCCAGTTTGCGCTGGCCGTGCTCATCGCTTTCGTCTGGTGGTGGTTTAGCGCGCGCCATCAGCGGCGGTTCACTCAATGGATCGGTCTTACGAAGATCAAGGGCGGGACGAAGACCTTCTCGTTCATGCTCCTTACGCTTCTGATCCTGTTCGGGTGTGGCTGGCTTGTCATTCAGGTGATACCGAGTACATATACCTATACCGCGTCCACGCAATTCGGAGGTTTGGGATGGGCGGCTCTGCCATCCGTTCTCGTACATGCGTTGCTGAACACGTCGGGGTGGGAGGAGATCTTCTTCCGGGGACTCCTGTTGAAGCGTCTGATGGGCAAGTGCGGACTGCTCGTCGCCAATGCCCTTCAAGCCGTCCTGTTCGGTCTTATGCATGGTGTCCCTTTGTTTCTCATGACGGGAATGAGTGTCGTTCAGGCCGCTGTCATCACCCTGTTCACCGGATTGGCGGGCTGGTGCATGGGGTATATGAACGAAAAGCATGCGCAAGGGTCCATCTTCCCGAGCTGGACGGTGCATATGCTGTCCAATGTGGCGTCGGGAACGCTATCAGCCTTCAACATGCTCTAAAGCATGGGCATGACTTGCAAAGGTATGGAAGAATCGGCGCATCTCATCACATAGCAGGATGGGAACGTTCCTCCGGCGTCCGGCGACTTCGTCATGTTGGAACGCAAGCGCAGACTTGGTTTACGCGACACGCATATATAGGCGGCTGCTATTATCATTTCAGAAAGAACAAGGAGGCAGGCTGGCTGGAGCCGTCTGCTGCCGGCTTTATGCGGATTGAACCAGAGCCTTGCGGAGGTGGTGTTCGAGTCCCGTTCGGGGCGCGTGACACACGTCGAATCAATCCGGGTCTAGGTGGGATTGGCATCGAGCCGGGCATGGGTGCGATAGTGAAAAGAGACTGATATGGCTGCAAGGAAGAAGACCACTGATTCGGCTGAAGTGAGCGAGGTGCTCACTGACGAAGAGCTCAAGGCCGCTGCGGAGCCTGAAGAGGCCTCAACCAAGGAAGGCGAACCGCATAAGCGTACCGTTGTGGTGGCCGAAGATGAATCGGTGAATCGCATGGATCTGGTCGCCATGCTTGAAGACAACGGCTACGAGGTCGTCGGTGAAGCGGCCAATGGTGAGGAGGCCATCGAACTGACCCGTAAGTACCGTCCGGACGTGGTGTGCATGGATGTGAAGATGCCTCGTACCGACGGCATCACCGCGGCCGGCGTGATCTGCGATGAGAACATCGCCCCGGTCGTCATGCTCACCGCATTCTCTCAGCCTGATTTGGTCAAGCAGGCCACCGGCGCGGGTGCCATGGCATATGTGACCAAGCCATATGAGGAATCCAAACTGCTGCCGGCCCTCGAAGTGGCCATGGGTCGCTTTGCTGAGATCAATGATCTGCTTGACAATGTGGAGCGTAGCGAATCCAAGTTGCGCGACACTGAGGAGCAGCTCAAAAAGGCCGAGGAACAGCTTAAGAAGGCTGAGGAGACCCTTGAGGAACGCAAGCTTGTCGATCGGGCCAAGGGCCTGTTGATGGACAAGGCGGACTTCTCCGAGCAGGGCGCCTTCCGTTGGATTCAGAAGACCTCCATGGATCAGCGCATCCCGAAGAAGCGTCTGGCCATGGCCATCATCGCCAAGTATGGCGAGCAGAAGTCGGAAGCAGAGGATGAGCGCTAACACAGCAACTGTGGAAGGCACTTCACGCGGAACGCTATTGGTCGTTGATGGCCATTCCTTGGCGTTCCGCGCTTTTTTTGCCTTGCCCGTAGAGAATTTCAGCACTTCGGCCGGTCAGGCCACCAATGCGGTATGGGGCTTCGCCACCATGCTGTCGCAGGTGATTGACACTGAGCATCCCGACCATTTGGCGGTGGCGTTCGATGTCAAGGGCGGCACCTTCCGAAATACGATGCTGCCGCAGTACAAAGGCACACGGGATGCCGCTCCGGAGGATCTGCTCAGTCAGCTGCCATTGATTCAGAGGATGCTTTCCGCCCTAGGAGTCACCTATATCGAACAGCCCGGCTATGAGGGCGACGATGTGATCGGCACCTTGGCGACCATGGGAGACAAGGCCGGATACCGTACGTTGGTGCTTTCCGGCGACCGTGACGCCTTCCAGCTGATCAATGACAACATCACCGTGTTGTATCCAGGTCATCATTTCAAGGATTTGAAGCATATGACCGCTGAGGCGGTGGTGGAAAAATACCATGTCACACCGGAACAGTACCCCGATCTGGCCGCATTACGTGGTGAAACCGCCGACAATATCCCGGGAGTGCCGGGCGTGGGTGACGGGTTCGCCGCGAAATGGATCAACCAATATGGCGGACTTGACCAAATCATCGAGCATGCCGACGAAATCACGGGCAAAAAAGGCGAAGCCCTGCGTGAGAACATCGAACAGGTCAAGTTGAATCGTTCCGTGAATGCGTTGGTGCGGGATCTCGAACTTGATGTGACTCTTGACGATTTGACGTTCGGAACCGTTGACACCGCGCGACTCAATGACTTGTTCTCCAAACTGGAATTCGGCATTCGCACTAGAAATCGCGTGCTGAAGACCTTCAATGCGGGCACGACGACGGGCGTCACGGTCCAGACGGAGTCCAATCGGGTCGTGCTGCCGGAAGTCATGACGATTACCCATGGAGACGAGCTGCGTACATGGGTGGATGCGAACATGCCACCGGCCGATGAACATCTGCATGGGGATGATGAGGATGCGAATCCGGCCATTGATGCCGGATCCCTCATTGAGAACACCATGACATGCACCAATGCCGTCAACCATTCCTGGGTGCTACAGGCCGAAGGCGTGGCCAAGCCAGGAAACGCAAGCATGGCTTCACTGATGCTGATGGTGAACGGCAAAGGTGCCCAGATCGAGCATGTCGATGACTCGATTGCGAACGAACTTCAGCATATGCTCGACGGATACCACCGTTCTATGGTGGTGCACGGCTACAAGGAACAGCAGCATCTGCTCGAATCCGTCGGCATCACCTTGCCTACGCCGCTGTTCGACACCAAGCTGGCGGGCTATTTGGTACACCCGGATTTCCACGCGGAATCGCTTGAACAGGCGGCCGGCCACTTCCTTGACCTGCACTTCGAGGAGCAGTCGTCCGAGGCCACGCAGGGCACACTTGATCTGGATGATATGGACGGATCCTCGAATACGCAAGCCGATGAGCTGCAACGTCATGCGGCCATCGTCGACATGCTGGCGAATGTGCTGGCGGACCTGCTGGATCAGCGTGCACAGTTCGGGCTGCTCAAGTCCATCGAATTGCCGGTATCGAAGGTACTGTATGGCATGGAGCATGCAGGCGCCCAAGTCGACATGATACGTTTGACCGAAATGCGTGACCAGTTTGCCGCCGATGCGCGTCAGGCCCAGGAGATCGCTTGGGAAAGCGCCGGCGAGCGTGTGAATCTGCAAAGCCCCAAGCAATTGCAGAAGATCCTGTTCGAAGACATGGGCCTGAAGCCCACGAAGAAGACCAAGTCGGGCTCCTACACCACGAATGCGGCCGCATTGCAGACACTGTACGAGCATTCCCTCGATAATGACCGCGCGAACCAGTTTCTGGGAGCACTGCTGAGGCACCGCGAAACCAACAAGCTCAAGCAGATCGTACAGACGCTGATCGACGCCACGAACCCTCGTGACGGTCGTATTCACACGACGTTCGAGCAGACGGTCGCTGCGACGGGCAGACTCAGTTCCGTGGATCCGAATCTGCAGAACATTCCCAATCGCAATGCGGCAGGCCGGGAGATTCGCTCGGCATTCGTGCCGGGGGAGGGATACGAGTCGCTGCTCAGCTCCGACTACTCGCAGGTGGAGCTACGTATCATGGCCGATCTTTCCGGCGACGAGGCGCTGATTGAAGCATTTCGTTCCGGTAGGGACTTCCACAAATATGTGGCCAGTCTGGTCTATGGCATTCCTGTGGAGGAGATCACTTCCGACCAGCGTAGCCACGTCAAGGCGATGAGTTACGGTCTGGCCTACGGCCTGAGCACCTATGGGTTGGCTCAGCAGCTCAAAATCTCCCCGAAAGAAGCGGAGTCATTGAGGAACCAGTACTTCGCCACTTTCGGCAAAGTACATGAATACCTTGAATCACTGGTCTCCACTGCACGCGAGAAAGGCTATACCGAAACGATTTATGGTCGTCGCCGGTATTTCCCCGGATTGAAGTCACCGAATCGTGCGGTTCGTGATGCGGCCGAACGTGCCGCGTTGAACGCTCCG encodes:
- a CDS encoding tyrosine-type recombinase/integrase, translated to MEADRRRRFGTVIARKRADGSVGSWLARYASPLDPSRRVQRSFRTSEDAQAWLNGEEMLVNLHRRGVQKWVHPTARSRRARASLMKFDELADWYVDTHRKPDGTALRGAAKRNLKTDVQHLKDVFGGMRLTDITPEVVSKWYFGPHDEGAWVFPRTCQRLKAILDIACSDRFGTGMPLLESNPFVLPIPPDPEPKSWSVPPLTGVQLAALYESMPESDRLSVLLAAWAGGMRIGEVCALTVDDFDFEARTMSVNHSVCRGDQDSGPLRLGPVKSDHSKRVCVLPDLLVPLIREHIRTRRDQSSPYVFQGKRSMILPPQTLGNHFRRAREAAGCPTATFRTLRVTHTTLLMQSGGTIREAMDSIGDSTQEVVVRHYTRTVPEHQRQVVNRMAGGMVSGSVGLQRILDVRAADGSFGGWDPADSDLGKKLSLILDILSPLAGSGS
- a CDS encoding CPBP family intramembrane glutamic endopeptidase, yielding MDLFVHTLVSGLVQFALAVLIAFVWWWFSARHQRRFTQWIGLTKIKGGTKTFSFMLLTLLILFGCGWLVIQVIPSTYTYTASTQFGGLGWAALPSVLVHALLNTSGWEEIFFRGLLLKRLMGKCGLLVANALQAVLFGLMHGVPLFLMTGMSVVQAAVITLFTGLAGWCMGYMNEKHAQGSIFPSWTVHMLSNVASGTLSAFNML
- a CDS encoding aggregation-promoting factor C-terminal-like domain-containing protein, with translation MAGSKASSNAGRGAGTMVIAGIVAPVAVFVIPLVIVVSLMTILVALVQSQYGTTCGSDSLSSTSWVAWAKRIADDDSHGYSQSNRNGDPDYDCSSLVYYALKNAGLDVGSYAFNTTGEPAILEKAGFERHDWTKVADLQTGDVVWQSAHTEIYIGEGRFVGAHQDENGGISGGKAGDQTGDEISVTSYAAGYTAYFRYKGTGNIIGSSGTSNGQAVSGGTGSTELVGMSEQDAMAWFDGRQGPDDFCATYAYGQCTWWTCMRAKKLGWTGVGRYWGNGQDWASSGAKAGFRTTKNAPVAGAIISWPAGVQGSDPTYGHVGVVESVDTAKGTITTSEKGAGYKVYSRTMPIVNGGTYVLPDGKITGAGTAGSSDVEQCVASSSGSDGDVDGTHASAEDAKKIARSRMKAYGWDDDDEYECLVQIWTRESGWRWNAENTSSGAYGIPQSLPGSKMASAGQDWRDNASTQIKWGLDYILQRYKTPCGAWAVWQTRNWY
- a CDS encoding DUF3290 domain-containing protein, whose protein sequence is MDFYDLDYIVSHQSSDSALRVAAILVLLVTGMVFGVLYLRDRIRTRWRDVGVGALVLSLILIGVQAEQYLQVSNRISQSQLLVSFIKGVAKDQHVPEDEVLVNSTSLKDGIIVRFNERDYLVHLNDDNNSYTLERTHIIDHNVYVNGNR
- a CDS encoding type IV secretion system protein — translated: MSEIVQTVLSNFIDWLFKPLDNAASSMITGAFTGTAGTVSNSQWNIAITAANRIGWIMGFVNMAICIIGSLHAAVKGSVAESVKSFAMCVLAWPLTAVSVSVMITLEGIVGTVSAKILNVQLSGDTASGAFSDSVVSNLVGTATKYGAQADMLIRLVVYVLVWFASLALSGMLAARLLSLVLLAAVAPLPIMMSGWRTTRPAALKWVEAVAGVMLVKPLSALILMVGSALLNVANNDTNVSSSFFPTLIGLATLFMCCFSPRLVMPAVSFIGANVTGEMQERGGKVGPGAVKTAAQVTAGIVASATAGLSGVGGATSGLADMVGGMLRGDASGAGETIGDMLGGKDDKSDGKGKHSDSDSSPTVDAAGRNQSDASDTSGQTGTEDGLPTTMPSQAPSPDRVPGTDDAGRSVVDGVDVQTSGMPQPEPVSGIPAADGGRDGSGSTSPSPGVSGAPGGRGGDATASGGTGGHGGDSSSSSRSRSQGGRGGDATAHGGTGGRGGDGGVGFPTPSPGGPSGPTVG
- a CDS encoding DUF421 domain-containing protein translates to MGFYTLTIIKFSLGMLVMILQINILGKREFSLNTPLNQVQNYVLGGIIGGVIYNPSVTVLQFLIVLLIWSLVIVAAKLLFGSSGTLRRAIACQPELLVCDGKVDIARCAKVGLTAEQLSGSLREKGIPSVADVKAAVMETDGRLTIRVAGTRDGSPLLPLVSDGHLVRDGLKLAGRDETWVTERLREQGYGSVRQVFLAELVDGSLEVVPFSDAARSMA